A single genomic interval of Spirosoma taeanense harbors:
- a CDS encoding glycosyltransferase family 4 protein, translating to MRHIVFICNELPPASSGGIGHFVAGMAQCLHIMGYKVTVIGMYYNKPYVENYPFNVIRLSRTRIKHIGPFFDCIRLQYYLKKLHKVQPIDVIEYPDYEGFGAYHFLNVPFVVRLHDSNFYTNGYFYGKRSLTLIMKWLQQALSIYRANIVVSVTDSVLKSVRKLVLIKKHSVIPNIVFDCYPVIKRQEFSTNRILLHVGTVSKLKGCDIILNSFLEIAHEFPDINLYFVGRIHYYELIEKVEKASMINRVVFLGERSRSEVNELLARASVCIFASERENMPLAWIEAMNMAKVLIVPNIPVATELVKNTIDGFIVNRTIKDYIDSLRYIFNLSSIDLATIGLKAKASVSEKYDMNSVVMKNIELWSAISKS from the coding sequence ATGAGACATATTGTTTTTATTTGTAATGAGCTCCCACCAGCTTCTTCCGGAGGTATTGGGCATTTTGTGGCTGGTATGGCTCAGTGTCTCCATATAATGGGGTATAAGGTTACAGTGATAGGAATGTATTACAATAAGCCATATGTGGAGAACTATCCGTTTAATGTTATAAGGCTGTCTAGAACAAGAATTAAACATATCGGGCCATTTTTTGACTGTATCCGTTTGCAGTATTATTTAAAAAAACTTCATAAAGTACAACCTATTGATGTTATTGAATATCCCGATTACGAAGGGTTTGGAGCATACCACTTTTTAAATGTTCCTTTTGTAGTCAGACTTCATGATTCGAATTTTTACACAAATGGGTATTTCTACGGTAAGAGATCACTAACCTTAATAATGAAGTGGCTTCAACAAGCACTTAGCATCTATAGAGCCAATATTGTAGTCAGTGTTACAGATTCTGTATTGAAGAGCGTTAGGAAGTTGGTATTAATAAAAAAGCATTCAGTTATACCTAACATTGTTTTTGACTGTTATCCAGTAATTAAACGGCAAGAATTTTCCACTAATAGAATACTCTTACATGTTGGTACAGTAAGCAAGCTAAAGGGCTGTGATATAATACTTAATTCATTTCTTGAGATTGCTCATGAGTTTCCGGATATTAATTTATATTTTGTAGGTAGAATTCATTATTACGAATTAATAGAAAAGGTGGAAAAAGCCTCAATGATCAATAGAGTGGTTTTTCTTGGAGAACGTTCGCGAAGTGAAGTTAATGAACTATTAGCTCGTGCTTCAGTATGTATTTTTGCGTCAGAAAGAGAAAATATGCCTTTAGCTTGGATAGAAGCTATGAATATGGCTAAAGTTTTAATTGTTCCAAATATACCTGTGGCAACTGAATTAGTGAAGAATACTATTGACGGTTTTATAGTAAACAGAACTATAAAAGATTATATCGACTCTTTAAGATATATTTTTAATCTATCATCAATTGATTTAGCCACAATTGGCCTAAAAGCTAAGGCAAGTGTAAGCGAAAAGTATGATATGAATAGTGTAGTAATGAAAAATATTGAGCTCTGGTCTGCTATTTCAAAGTCATGA
- a CDS encoding glycosyltransferase has protein sequence MVLIDAANVSGGGAILLQYLVDQLSERGLPYFVLKKPAVSLTAPAGQYADAQINLLNRQSMLRTYIQQVKPKTILCFGNFPPPFYTGVRTVTYFHNSHYLKGHDRRNFSRNHYLKRLLRRLYLQTNLDYSELFVVQIPVIREAFVKTFGVQGTRLQTLPFYNQERIEQIKAEEQEARVVKNRNAFIYASSSEPHKNHANLLKAWAVLHQRGFTPTLYLTISPNSPYTTPALLQQIDILKRKGVAIINKGSLPYDDLLRLTYSCSACIFPSVNETLGLGLVESYWMGNSVLAGRRPYLSDVVRPSADFDPHDPESIADAVVQYMTGSLPETELVINNQINEFIELLYPQKAQLTAKIDSQTVPSR, from the coding sequence ATGGTATTGATCGATGCAGCTAACGTGTCTGGGGGCGGGGCCATTCTGCTACAGTATTTAGTTGATCAACTAAGTGAGCGGGGGTTGCCGTATTTTGTGCTGAAGAAGCCAGCTGTATCATTGACCGCACCTGCTGGCCAATACGCAGACGCTCAGATTAATCTTCTGAATCGGCAGTCAATGCTGCGGACTTACATCCAGCAGGTTAAGCCAAAGACAATTCTTTGTTTTGGTAATTTCCCTCCGCCTTTTTATACGGGTGTCCGGACGGTTACTTATTTTCACAACTCGCATTATCTCAAGGGACACGACCGCCGTAATTTTAGCCGAAATCATTACCTGAAACGGCTATTGCGAAGGCTGTATCTGCAAACTAACCTCGATTATTCCGAGCTGTTTGTGGTTCAGATTCCGGTCATCCGGGAGGCTTTTGTTAAAACCTTTGGTGTGCAGGGGACTCGCCTGCAAACCCTTCCTTTTTATAATCAGGAACGGATTGAGCAAATCAAGGCGGAAGAGCAGGAGGCCCGGGTTGTAAAAAACCGTAACGCCTTTATTTATGCCAGCAGCTCTGAACCGCATAAAAACCACGCCAATCTGCTGAAGGCCTGGGCGGTTCTGCACCAGCGGGGCTTTACCCCAACCTTGTATCTGACCATTTCGCCAAATTCACCCTATACGACGCCCGCACTATTACAGCAGATTGATATACTGAAACGTAAGGGGGTAGCTATCATAAACAAAGGGAGTTTACCCTACGACGATTTGCTACGGCTGACCTATAGCTGTTCTGCCTGCATTTTCCCGTCGGTGAATGAAACGCTTGGGCTTGGCCTGGTTGAATCATACTGGATGGGGAACTCTGTACTGGCTGGCCGACGCCCTTACCTGTCTGATGTAGTGAGGCCGTCTGCTGATTTTGACCCGCATGATCCGGAAAGTATTGCCGATGCCGTCGTGCAGTATATGACGGGGAGTCTGCCAGAAACAGAACTGGTAATCAATAATCAAATCAATGAATTTATTGAACTACTCTATCCGCAAAAGGCGCAGCTGACTGCAAAGATTGACTCTCAAACCGTACCAAGCCGGTGA
- a CDS encoding Gfo/Idh/MocA family protein has protein sequence MSEQLYKLIRFAKIYGWQRALNKAVARTRPTWLRNPFVLRRQAEVSLIGCGQFAFSCVCFYLQKHKGNVFLDAFDLDEKQAESLGSYYGFRNVALTPADVFGNPALRLLYVISNHASHTPYAVEGLKRGLAVYVEKPVSVSYEQFVQLSAARQSATGRLFAGYNRPYSRAIQTLREWLPAQKPGGGFSLSYFINGHVIPPDHWYRRPDEGTRVCGNLGHWIDLTVHIWSWRSLPNWIDIRIAYANPAEPDDNLCVTFTTDKQDIVSILLTARSEPFEGISESVNLQYGDLIARIDDFRSLKLWQGSRRLERRYSPKDVGHERAILQPYWTDNRDWEEVEVSTLLMLHIKDMVEAGREASRFDLFQELKRLETDVQQKALPLTV, from the coding sequence TTGTCTGAGCAGTTATATAAACTAATCCGTTTCGCCAAGATCTATGGCTGGCAGCGGGCCCTGAACAAGGCAGTGGCCCGCACGCGGCCAACCTGGCTGCGTAACCCCTTTGTGCTGCGACGACAGGCGGAGGTGTCACTGATCGGCTGCGGCCAGTTTGCATTCAGCTGCGTTTGCTTTTATCTCCAGAAGCACAAAGGCAATGTCTTTTTAGATGCGTTTGACCTGGACGAAAAGCAGGCCGAATCGCTGGGCAGTTACTACGGGTTCCGGAACGTAGCTTTAACTCCGGCCGATGTGTTCGGGAATCCGGCGCTGCGGCTTTTATACGTTATTTCCAACCACGCATCGCATACACCCTATGCCGTTGAGGGCCTGAAACGGGGGCTGGCTGTGTATGTCGAGAAGCCAGTTTCGGTTAGCTACGAACAGTTCGTCCAGTTATCGGCGGCCCGGCAATCGGCAACGGGCCGGCTGTTTGCGGGTTATAACCGGCCATACTCGCGGGCCATCCAGACCCTTCGCGAGTGGTTACCGGCGCAGAAGCCGGGCGGTGGGTTCAGCCTGAGCTATTTTATCAATGGTCACGTGATTCCCCCGGATCACTGGTATCGCCGACCCGACGAAGGCACCCGCGTCTGTGGGAACCTGGGCCACTGGATTGATCTGACAGTCCATATCTGGAGCTGGCGCAGCCTGCCCAACTGGATCGATATTCGAATCGCCTACGCGAACCCCGCCGAGCCGGACGACAATCTTTGCGTGACGTTCACGACCGATAAACAGGATATAGTATCTATCCTGCTGACAGCCCGCTCGGAGCCATTTGAAGGCATCAGCGAATCGGTCAACCTGCAGTATGGCGATCTGATTGCGCGCATTGATGACTTTCGTTCGCTCAAGCTCTGGCAGGGCAGCCGGCGACTGGAACGTCGCTATAGCCCGAAAGACGTCGGCCACGAACGGGCCATCCTGCAGCCGTACTGGACCGACAACCGGGATTGGGAGGAGGTAGAGGTATCGACGCTGCTGATGCTGCATATAAAGGATATGGTTGAAGCGGGTAGGGAGGCATCCCGTTTTGATCTTTTCCAGGAGTTGAAACGGCTGGAAACTGATGTTCAGCAGAAAGCATTACCACTCACGGTCTAA
- a CDS encoding glycosyltransferase encodes MNKPREKILLFVEYYLPGYKFGGPIQSVANLAQLLSETYEVYIVTRDRDFGDLQPYDGILTNEWIKCEYYQVIYLSPAHISIAAIHGLIQSQSFDYIYTNSLFSYFTRILLFVTLWSRQKIIIAPRGELNEGAINLKAYKKKPYIYLMRFVLNGRIIWHATDFEEIKSIKRIFFNSKIDPLQVRLAPDTPRLLSQRKSYYKETGRVRLVYVSRITPVKNLIFLLQLLKGVRQGSIEIYLYGPIADSSYWRQCKEFISELPINCQIVYKGALPHDKVNEVMALYDFMILPTLGENFGHTIFESLSVGLPVIISDKTPWRNLIAKNVGWDIPLKPSCWLDVLKICLDMDNQTYSQMSEQAKALANDYVKSEKFEQSYLKLFS; translated from the coding sequence ATGAATAAGCCTAGGGAGAAGATTCTTTTATTTGTTGAATACTACCTGCCTGGTTATAAATTCGGCGGACCTATTCAGTCTGTTGCTAATTTAGCTCAACTTTTGAGTGAAACCTACGAGGTGTATATTGTAACTCGTGATCGCGACTTTGGCGATTTACAGCCATACGATGGTATATTAACAAATGAGTGGATTAAATGTGAATATTATCAAGTAATTTATTTAAGTCCGGCGCATATAAGTATAGCGGCAATACATGGGCTTATTCAGTCTCAATCTTTTGATTATATTTATACGAATAGCTTATTTTCTTATTTTACGCGCATATTACTATTTGTTACGTTATGGTCACGACAAAAAATTATTATTGCACCCCGTGGTGAGCTAAACGAAGGAGCAATCAATTTAAAGGCTTATAAAAAAAAGCCTTATATATATCTAATGCGATTTGTTCTAAATGGTCGAATCATTTGGCATGCGACGGATTTTGAAGAAATTAAGTCAATAAAGCGTATTTTTTTTAACTCTAAAATAGATCCCCTTCAAGTACGATTAGCGCCCGATACTCCTCGATTGCTTTCCCAACGAAAAAGTTATTATAAGGAAACGGGCAGAGTTCGTCTGGTATATGTGTCCCGCATTACCCCTGTAAAAAACCTTATATTTTTACTTCAACTACTAAAGGGTGTTCGACAGGGGAGTATAGAGATTTATCTTTATGGCCCAATAGCAGATTCGAGCTATTGGCGGCAGTGTAAAGAGTTTATAAGCGAGTTACCCATTAATTGTCAAATCGTTTATAAAGGAGCATTACCACATGATAAAGTCAATGAAGTGATGGCTCTATATGATTTTATGATATTACCCACTCTGGGCGAAAACTTTGGTCATACCATATTTGAATCTCTGTCAGTGGGGTTGCCAGTGATCATCAGTGATAAAACACCTTGGCGCAATTTGATTGCTAAAAACGTTGGCTGGGACATTCCCTTAAAACCGTCGTGCTGGCTTGATGTGTTAAAGATCTGTTTGGATATGGATAATCAGACATATAGCCAAATGAGCGAGCAGGCCAAAGCTTTAGCAAACGATTATGTTAAGTCCGAAAAATTCGAGCAGAGTTATTTAAAGCTATTTTCCTAA
- a CDS encoding glycosyltransferase, producing the protein MKSISSSIDSIIRQSWKHWELIIIDDKSTDGTQGILEIYANKDHRIKIFYNEINCGLAYCLNKAIKLSKGEFIARMDSDDISFSKRLEKQVDFLMRNPNVDVLGTGAQLVNSEGKLVSTLILPSSHAGIVSQRYLKPFFIHPSVMFRADFFERFGGYNEKLRKTEDLDLWLRVRRNASFHNLPEVLFQYTYKPILPFKTFYSDFKVRFIHMLESGELLFKGYELILYLVRFLLLTYTPYISKSSKENS; encoded by the coding sequence GTGAAAAGTATATCAAGTTCAATAGATAGTATAATTAGACAATCTTGGAAGCATTGGGAGCTTATTATTATAGATGATAAAAGCACTGATGGTACTCAAGGAATACTTGAAATATATGCAAATAAAGATCATAGAATTAAAATATTTTATAACGAGATAAATTGTGGTCTCGCATATTGCCTTAACAAAGCCATAAAATTGTCAAAAGGAGAGTTTATTGCACGTATGGATTCTGATGATATTAGTTTTTCTAAACGTCTTGAAAAGCAAGTTGATTTTTTAATGCGTAATCCTAACGTTGATGTACTTGGCACAGGAGCTCAGCTAGTTAATTCTGAGGGTAAGTTAGTTAGCACACTCATATTGCCATCAAGTCATGCTGGAATAGTCTCTCAACGCTATTTGAAGCCTTTTTTTATACATCCAAGCGTAATGTTTCGTGCTGATTTTTTTGAAAGATTTGGAGGCTATAATGAAAAGCTTAGAAAGACAGAAGATCTAGACTTATGGTTAAGAGTTAGACGAAATGCTAGTTTCCACAATTTGCCAGAAGTACTTTTTCAATATACATATAAGCCAATACTACCCTTTAAAACATTTTATAGTGATTTCAAAGTAAGGTTTATTCATATGCTTGAAAGTGGGGAATTATTATTTAAAGGATACGAATTGATTTTATATTTAGTACGGTTTCTCTTACTAACATATACACCATATATTAGTAAATCTAGCAAAGAAAATAGTTAA
- a CDS encoding glycosyltransferase family protein: MRKFKDYILEVPVLHDVQAAFKNRQLQQYYKSLRDFYISKPSRPFDEVITEKIRLYDTTFTYRTDLNILMFYDNSGWLDKHIKPTLNQFGKVDTAFFNDQNGYKDREVNANTLLNYTSSNNYDLIFIGGSRGHISNEVLRKIMYEYKVPIINFQFDDKQIFNRKVNDYQTGSLEAAYGCTLTFTNAKYSIDWYLKEGCPAVYLPEGSLPSLYYPDKAVKKDVDVAFFGQKYGLRGKLVKHLHRNNINVVAYGPGWQNGFVEFEIQRQLIQRTKIVISHEGVGYSFWPSHIKGKTFDFALSGACLLTSYSSELPDWFVLNQEILCYYNFEDAVDIIHYYLSHHDERSTIAHNAYLKALNYHTWWHRFDMIFKLLDKHCLKLK, from the coding sequence ATGAGAAAATTTAAAGACTATATTTTAGAAGTGCCAGTTTTACATGACGTACAAGCTGCGTTTAAAAACCGTCAACTTCAGCAGTATTATAAATCATTACGTGATTTTTATATTTCTAAGCCGAGTCGACCTTTCGATGAAGTTATAACAGAGAAAATAAGGTTATATGACACTACTTTTACATATAGAACAGATTTGAATATACTAATGTTTTATGATAATTCTGGTTGGCTTGATAAGCATATTAAACCTACATTGAACCAGTTTGGTAAAGTTGATACTGCATTCTTTAATGACCAGAATGGATATAAAGATAGGGAAGTGAATGCAAACACTCTTTTAAATTATACTAGTTCGAATAATTATGATTTGATTTTTATTGGTGGATCTAGGGGGCATATTTCAAATGAAGTATTGCGAAAAATTATGTATGAATACAAAGTTCCGATAATAAATTTTCAGTTTGATGATAAGCAAATTTTTAACCGCAAAGTTAATGACTATCAAACTGGCTCCTTAGAGGCTGCATATGGTTGTACTCTTACTTTTACAAATGCAAAATACTCTATCGATTGGTATCTTAAAGAAGGCTGCCCTGCTGTTTATTTACCTGAAGGCTCTCTCCCTAGTCTATATTACCCTGATAAAGCTGTTAAGAAAGATGTTGATGTAGCGTTTTTTGGTCAAAAGTATGGTTTACGAGGGAAGCTAGTTAAACATCTTCATCGTAATAATATCAATGTTGTAGCGTATGGACCAGGTTGGCAAAATGGTTTTGTTGAGTTTGAAATACAAAGGCAGTTAATCCAAAGGACTAAAATTGTAATTAGTCATGAAGGTGTTGGCTACTCTTTTTGGCCTTCTCATATAAAAGGCAAAACATTTGATTTTGCATTAAGCGGGGCTTGTTTGTTAACTTCTTATTCTTCTGAGTTGCCAGATTGGTTTGTGCTCAATCAGGAAATATTGTGCTATTATAATTTTGAAGATGCTGTGGACATCATCCATTATTATTTATCACATCATGATGAGCGGTCTACTATAGCTCATAACGCTTATTTGAAGGCGCTTAATTACCATACTTGGTGGCATCGCTTTGATATGATTTTTAAACTTTTAGATAAGCATTGCTTAAAATTAAAATGA